aAGTAGGgagtatttttatatattttatgtgaaaatgacaataaaaatgatggtcgtagtgtggaCGTAGTAAGGTCGcgagaagagcgtgatgaggacggcaagggcgtgctagaatcgtactatggtcgtgaacagcgtggtaaaatcgtagtggaagcgtagttgggtcgcggtgagaacgtgatggtcgtggtaaggtcgtgataacgtcgctgtgagatcgtagcgcaatctctccgaatagaatcacgctttcgctacgctctcgctacgatcgtacagcgacctttgcgatcttactacgatcttagtgcgctctcactacgcttcttctacgacctaatttcgccacgaccgcaccacgattgttttgaacatgttcaaagttggccacgctcttcacgatcttgaagacatcaccacgaccgtggtacgaccttactgcgacctacacgatcgtaccGACGTCGCGCAAGATACTGGTGACAATTTGAAGGTGATTCGAGAAAAATCGGCGAAAAGGCTAACTGTCCGTTTAGGACGCAACAATTTGCAGAATCGCTAAATAATTTTCGTTACCCAATCTAATGGCAACAAAATATctgtttttcataatatttttttcacgaATAGGTTTCGATTTGAAGcgctaaattttatgaaataggCAATTTTGCCGTGTAATGCGTAACATTGAACATTGAGATCTCCAAACATTTTTGAGAATGAAATATGGATTGAGTAGCCAAAGGTAGTTCTCATTTGGAAGGAATTAAGAACCATATGTAAAGTTTTGAATTACATAATTTTACTTACATATATGACGTCATACATGTAGAAAAATGACGTCATAGCAACTTTTTGATCTTGTAATGGTGACAAATAATCTAGACTCCAACTGCAAACTTTGAAGATCAAATTCATATACTGAAGGTAATTTTAAAAGGATAtcgtttatatttataatttataaattacaaacatttcTGTTTAAATTGGTACCAAACTTTTTGAgtttacttgttttaaaaaaaaactattgaaaaaatttaaaatcagaaaaaatgtcCCGTATCATCTGAAATCCAAACAAATATTCCATTTTGACGATTTCGGGATCTACGATGTATCGCGATTAAATCAGAAGAAAAATACTGATAcagatttcaaaaattacaacaaatactgaacatgataatataaatactggctgtttttatattttatccttttcgcaaataaagaaaagaaaaatcagaaaaaatgtcCAATGAGACAAAAAACGTCGAAAAATAATGAAACGTCATATTTCACACAGAGTCAATACGCAAAAGAAATTATAAGAAGAACTTGTAAAGAATCGATCTCCAAACATGAAACGATATGGGCATGTTTTTGCCTTAGGgagcttccatttgatttttaaggggggggggggggctagaatgaaatttgaaaaagaggGAGGACAGGGGTTTTGAGTGTAAAAAAAAGGCAGACAGGAGTTTcgagtaaaaaaataatgaataagaatggaaacggggaatatgtcaaagagataacaacccgaccaaaacgtagaaaacagctcaaggccaccaatgggtcttcaacatgcgagaaatcccgcacccagaggagGTCTTGAGTAGGCCCCGAAATCCTAATGTATACTAGATCAAGAAAATGGACGCCACTCTTCACTTCGAAACACACAGAtgaactaaaagtaaaaaaatataaaagactaacaaaagctataggtacctgacttaggacaggcgcgaACTGCGGTGGGGTTAAAAGGGCAGGATGAGCAGTTGGCAAACAAACCCAGGATAAACTtgtaaaaaaggcaggaccaaatatagtgaaaataaaaaggcaggaccgagataacaactaaaaaaaataccggacaaaatttttcatcctagcacccccccccccccccccccccccattaaaatcaaatggttgctcccttaatgaaataaaaatattattctatattaaaaTTCGTAAAAAATGATTTGACTTTAGGAAGTGCTGGAACAATCTAAAAGAAGAGTTACCATATTAGATAATTTTCGTAGACAAAACAAGAGGCACCAATCCCTTCAAACAACCGAAATGATCTCTGGTGTTTCAGGAGAATGATTagttccaaaaaaataaaacacgagACAAAAAAGACTCatatttaattattgaatgtatTTATAAACCAACGATCAATTAAAATAATCGGACTTAAAAAAATCAGACCAAAATTTTGTGtacattcaaatataaatatgctttcagaaatatgaataacagaaaaaaaagtaaactttcgGCTAAGGAAATACTTATTAGGAACAGAGAACGAAAAAGGCTTCAGAAAAATGAAACGAGTAGAAAATCTTATGGAAAGTTGTACAAGAATAAAGAGAGCGAGACAAAAACATATAGTCAAACGATTAATGCAAGAAAAAAGAGAGAACAAAGGGAGAAAtctaagaaaataaatgaaagaaaactgaaaaataaaatgaatgtccGTAAACacagaagtaaaaaaaatgtagaacttTCATCAATGTCACTTGTTGTACCAGAAGgttcaaatgttttcaaaaacagaaTGGAAAAGGCCAGAGCCCtaagaaaatttaaagaaggTTTACCAAAATCTCCATCTAAACGATGCGCAGTTATATCGACTTATTTGGCCCGCAGATCCCCTCGATCGCCAACAATAGCTAATCTGAAACATTCAGTTTCGCCAGTTGAAATGGCCGTCGTTGCAGATAttcaagaaataataaaatctacaaaattaAAGCGATCTAAGAATGCACGTTCGGTAATGAATTCTGTTACTGCATCAATCAGCGGGGAAAATTTAGCAAACTCGAGAGGTAAAATTAAACTGTGTAAAAATTTAGGTTTGCCAGCAAGAAGGGTTGCTGGAGGCCAGCGTATTAGGTCTAGAATTCTTAAAAGTGAATCGTCTGCATGGGCTCTTACGCAACAGAAAACAAGAAAAGATTCCATTtcagaagaaacaaagaaaacagtttataaCTTTTGGCTCTCTGATGGCATATCACACCCGACCGGCAACAAATCCGATATCAAAAGAGAACGATTGGGACCAAACTTATATACTTCGCATATGACACACGTGCTGGAAAAAACACAAACTGATGCGTATTTAGATTTTGTCGCCAAATATCCGGAAATTAAAATTGGACAAAGAGCATTTGAGAAACTTCGACCGTTTTTCGTAAGACCTGCATCTGAAAAAGATAGAAATACATGCTGTTGTAGATATCACGTGGAAGCAAACCTTGTTTTCAAAGCATGTATGAAGTTCAGAAAATCGTGTGACAGGGAAACCGATTCGCAAGAAAGTGACTATCCCGTATTTGAGAAAATGTCAGACCTTATACATATTACGCTATGTCCAAAAGTAAATggattttatagaaaaaattgtCTTGACCGAAAATGTAGCCTTTGCGGAGTTGGTAATTTCAAACTTTCACCCAACGAATCACAGTCGTCTTCAACTGTTGAatggcaaaaatatgaatatataactgAAAAATCGAAGGGTAAAAATGTAAGGCGCCGACTGACCctgataaaaaagaaaactagCGTAAACGAAAtgtttctc
This sequence is a window from Mytilus edulis chromosome 1, xbMytEdul2.2, whole genome shotgun sequence. Protein-coding genes within it:
- the LOC139497725 gene encoding uncharacterized protein, whose product is MNNRKKSKLSAKEILIRNRERKRLQKNETSRKSYGKLYKNKESETKTYSQTINARKKREQREKSKKINERKLKNKMNVRKHRSKKNVELSSMSLVVPEGSNVFKNRMEKARALRKFKEGLPKSPSKRCAVISTYLARRSPRSPTIANLKHSVSPVEMAVVADIQEIIKSTKLKRSKNARSVMNSVTASISGENLANSRGKIKLCKNLGLPARRVAGGQRIRSRILKSESSAWALTQQKTRKDSISEETKKTVYNFWLSDGISHPTGNKSDIKRERLGPNLYTSHMTHVLEKTQTDAYLDFVAKYPEIKIGQRAFEKLRPFFVRPASEKDRNTCCCRYHVEANLVFKACMKFRKSCDRETDSQESDYPVFEKMSDLIHITLCPKVNGFYRKNCLDRKCSLCGVGNFKLSPNESQSSSTVEWQKYEYITEKSKGKNVRRRLTLIKKKTSVNEMFLNLKKLLETFPAHQHRSNWQSNQLKSLVQNLPVNHCICIHDYSENYRCVEKEEIQSNYFQRTECSIHVTVMHRHAILEYDGVDSTEEFPEIITEHFFVISPDLQHDNDFTKYVQKKVKEYLDSISYTVDHMHEFTDGCSSQYKSRHCLGSLSTAIPDFGYKTFHRNFFETSHAKGPQDAAGGFIKRQADISVLRGNTVIQNAKDLFTFCESSLKKPRSALFKRRVFRYVDSIDRHNSKIFKPIQQNRQILHVFTSTCNEIIVSDLSCYTCDQCILGNYLNCLNVENTGVKKTIKPREITQTSNEEEVAQDTDILSEDISDLVSINSVVAVKTDDDNFDYYLMKISKGSHVLNSAESDSWGATYPPGFEVFRGHYYDKISDNDPLKYKLLKTKTALVPTKSLLYILADVDASYRITISEDTHLDILSVLDNLD